The nucleotide sequence CCATCCATGTCCGTGGGCCTGGTCGTGAAGAAATACTGGAATTGCATGCTTAAACTTGGCTCCCTCCACCAGCAGGTAAGCACTGGCTTCTTATAATTCAAGATTTACAGTCACGTTATTTGCCTTACTTTTAACTAATTGTTTAAAATCAGAACAATAAACACTGAATAACGATTGAAAATACCAATTCAAATGCTCAATATTTCAACATTTCTTTTTGCTTTATAACCTGTTTTTCCTTGGGCATTCAATTTCTCTTGAAAGATATAATGTTAAGATcaaaggattgaacctggattgtCCTCTCTTGTTTGCCCCAAAGTCATTGTCAATTGCTCTCATCATCAGCTTAATCTATTGCACcaatctatttattcattttcaggaTCATTGGCACAGTGAAAATGTATTGCCCATTACAAATTACCCGTAAGAAAGTGGTAGTGAGGTACAAAACAATGCTAATCAGAGATCATAAAAATAACAATATAGAAAAgtaataacaacattcaaaagtatTAACAACACAAATGATATGAAAGGtttttagagggatgtgagctaatgtgggcaaattgggcttagatggggcatgttggttggcatgggcgagttgggcagaagggcctttttccatgctctatgactgttaccttttttttccaaattcaTCAAACTGGGCCTTAAAGTGAGAAATATAAGAAATTGCATATCTCCTCAAGGGCAAAGATAGGAacagataaggtaaatgcacaatgtttaagaaagaactgcagatgctggaaaaatcgaagttagacaaaaatgctggagaaattcagcgggtgaggcagcatctatggagcaaagaaataggtgacgttttaatgtattttacccagagtagaggaatcaggaaccagagcacataggtttaaggagaggagggaaagatttaatgggaacctgaaagggaactttttttacacaaaggatggtgggtgtatggaaaaaatTGTCAGAGGAGGTACTAAAGGCAtgtgctatcacaacatttaagaaacatttagactggtatatggataggataggtttagagggaaatcggccaaatgtaggcaggtgggactagtgtagatgaggcatgttggttggagtgggcaagttgggctgaacaacctgtttccacactgtatgactatatgactcgaAGATCtgacttttcagagacttgggAGTTGTAAGAAGGCACCAGAACGTGGCAAATCTCtgcgtgctgttccagaagaAGATCTATTGCACTCATGTATAGTGTAAtttgtctggatagcatgcagaaaaagcatttcactgtacctctgtacatgtgacaataggtaaccattaaaccattgaaacTTGGTCTATTATAAAATACATTTCCCTTTTctcatgactctcagtctaaagaagggtctcaaccagaaatatcacctattccatttctccagagatgctgtctgacacactgACGCAGGGCCTATTCCTGGGCTGTACAGTTCTGTGTTTTATGTCTATATTCTATGTGCATCGGTGCTGTCTTGGTTTTGGCGAAGACATAATATTAGCGAGTGATACAGGGGAAACTCCCACTGTTCTTTGAAACAATGTCATAAAATCTATTGTATCTatgtgggaaacatttaaagcctCTGCTATTCTTATTAAAGACAGCACCTAAAATATGCAGCACCTCAATAGTGCACCATGACAGTATGAAACTATGTGAAATATCTGGAATTTGCCCCAGGTCCTCAAGAAATGCTGTACCCAGACAACTTTTGTCCATCATCTGTGAATCAAAAGCTCCTGTCCCCCCACCCgtttcaacctattacctgccaggctttctcctgcccttcctctctcccagctttcttcctcctATAAATTAttatgaggaagggtcccgaaccgaaatgccaccgatccatgttctccagagatgcttcctgacccgctgagttactccagcactttgtgtcttttttagacaATCTCTCCCTCATTAGAAACCCAGCTGCCATTTCATATCAAATTCCAGATGCCAGTCTTCCCAAGTTTCCCATGAGAATCAGGCTTTCATCCTGTTTCTGGTAATCCATGCCAATGGTATGACACTTAACTCAACGGCAGCAagaaaagtgttggaataactcagcaggtcaggcaatctccctggagaacatggatagtgacatttcggatcgggacccttcttcagactgattgcagggatgggtggaaagaaagctagaagaacTTTTCAAATTTTCTAGCGTTCTTCCCTCCCCCGCATccctgtaatcagtctgaagaagctttcCTTGataagcatctgcatttccttatttCAACACCAGCTAGCTTAAGATAAGTTACACATTAGTATTTGATGTGGGCACGGAAGTGGTACCAAACATCAGCCAAGGCTTTTATTCAGGGCGGAATTACCAAAGTGGGGTTACTTGGCAGTCTTCACAATAACACAGGAAGGTGCGAATGCAAATCCTACCAGTGAAAAAATGCAAAACAGTGGTCTTCAAACGTGAAGTTCGtttcatatttacataagtaacgaaacatcacccaccctgtCAAAATCCTAAAATTTGCACTTGTTACCGTTCAATTGGCTGGACTCACTAATTCAGCTGGATTGTGTTCTTATATTAATAGAAAAAGTTAATGGCGGATGACCTTGCTAAACTACAAAGTGATCTGATGAATTCcaaggcagagattgaaaggCTGAAGAATTGTTCACCTGCAGCTTCCAACTCCTATTCAACCCCCAGCAGCTTAAAAACATCTACTGCGGCAACACAACTGCCACAATCAGCCACACCTACCCTTCACTCTAAGCTGAATGAGACGCCAAGAAACCCTACATTTGGTATAGCCACAGACACCAGGAACATCGGCTCACAGACGGTGGAATCAGCCCTGGTGCCGTGCGATGCCTGTGCACGCACACAAGCCACTCTTAAAAATGTCAGCAACTCCATTGTCACTATTTGCCACAGTCAGAATATTCCATCAGCAGTGAGCCGCTTTCAGGAAGTGGTGAAGGAAACACTTGGGGATGGAACAATGACGGCGAGTGATGTGGCTTACTGGGCCTCTGAGCAGAACAAAGATTTGGCACGAATCAACAAACACCTTAGTGAACTCATGAACAGCATTAACCCACTCAAGGCGGAGCTGCAAGTCACAGAAGAGCAGCGAAGCACAATGAAgataaaaatcgataattttaaCCAAGAACTTGAAAAGGAGAAAGAGCAGCAACGCTTAAAGATAAAAGTGCTTAACGGCCAAATGGAGGAGATTAAACGGAATAACTCACAGACAGTAGCCAAACTTGAGAGTGATAAAGAGACACTCAGAAAAGGTAATCCCAACTTTGACATATTTATTAGATGGTGATGAAGTAAAGTACATTTATAACTGAAAAAAATCCTTGTGCCTCTTGCATGTGGGTTCAGTGGAGTATTTCTGTACAGTTTGCTAATTGGGGATTGTGCTTTGGTATGACAATGTGACACAATGTGagaaaataattccactgtgTATTTACACATGTGGCTATaaaaaacattgaacattgaacactGAATTTGGCAATCATGCCAAGGATCATTTTATTCAATTAAATGTAATGGCAAATCAACATGATTTAAAGGTGTTGTAATTTTATAACTGCAATCCTGTTAATAATTTGCTTGCCAAATTCTCCAATCCCACCTTGAAATGATTAGCTTCTTCCTGTTATGAATATTGaagtctccaattttaggtaactaacatacaaacaacctccccccacccctcccccacattttTCTTACCCCCTCTCTTCTCTGAGTCCAACCTGGATACCACCTATTTCACCCTTTCACCTTCCCTCTACCTATATTCTTTGTTCCAGCTCACATTTCacactcttctatccttatcctactatttttatcttttcatctcatGTCAACTCATCCACaaatcaacccccccccaccacctatcATTTACCATGCTTTATcccgccccacctctcttccagttccccccccctacttcaatcagtccaaagaaggatcaCTACCTGTAATGTcagcacgttctccagagatgctgcttgatccactgagttcagcactttgtgtcttttcttgtaaaccagcatctacaattccttgtgtctagctGCTTCCCCTGTTGTAATATGTAATAATCTATACCTCAGGTGAAACATATGAGCTATTCTCTTTATCTTCCACTGATGCTAATTCTATAACTCCATTTTAGGTAGTTCTACATTGGAAGAAAAGCTATCGATTCTGAAGGAGAAACTACAGGGGCAAAACATGCTCATTAGAGAGCTTGGTAAGTCTGCAGTACACATTTCCTAATATTTCCCACATCTTTTGGGACTGATGAATAATTTAGTTGAGGTTCATAGGGAAGGAGCAGCTGTAAATGAAATTTAAGAAAAATATTGTGATTTAAAATTCTAGGTCCAAAGTGCATCCAGTTGTTGAATTATCCGATCAacaactcgagagcagtcctgagctaccaactaccatattggagaccctcagactatctttaatcggactttactggactttactttgcactgaacattattccctttatcctgtacctgtacaccgTGGACAGCTCAAGTGTAAACATATATAGCCTTCCTGCTgattggttaacacgcaacaaaagcttttcactgtacctcagtacacatgaaaataaactaaactaaatgaaatttaAGATAAATATCTAGTGATTAAAAATTTTAGGTTCCAATTAGATTTTGTGGAACGTGCGTATTTGGATGTGTGGGTCTCAGGATTATCAGGTCTCATTAATTCCCTCGGAGGCACTTTGGTATCACTTTTTGtatatccgcagttccttgtgtctacacgtACTTTGGGGTACTTGAAAAACAGGACCGTGCTAAGTTTCAATGTCTGTCAAAGCATCCTTACCTCATCATCATTGATAGAAACATTGGCATATTTCTGACCTCATTCACAGATCCCCCACACTATAAAGTTTGGCAGGTTCTCACAATGCCTTTAAATGTGGTCCATCAATCCTCTCTGCGAATGATCAAACAAATAATTAACAACGTTGGTATTAGTATATTATTttatgtcatgtgtacagaggtacagtgaaatgcttttgtttacATGCTTTTTATCCCTATAAATCAGATCATACTGTACAAGAGTACAATTAAACCATagacaaataaaacaggttttaacagagtcatagtcatacagcatggaaacaggcccaacttgctcacaccgaccaatgtgtcccatctacactagtcccacctgcctgcatttggcctatatctctctatatctatcctatccatgtacctgtctaaatgtttcttcaaagttgcaatagtacctgcctcaattacctcctgtggcagctcgttcccaccaccaccctttgtgtaaaaaagttacccctcaggttcctattaaatctttcccccctcaccttaaacctatgtcctctggtactcaaTTCCcccacactgggcaagagactgtgcttttacacgacctattcctctcatgatttggtacacttttataagatcgcccatcctcctatgctccaaggaagagAGTTCTAGTCtgttcaaccactccctatagctcaggcccttgagtcttggcaaagtccttgtaaatcttctctgcaccattttcataatatttattttagtttgtggaaGACTGGCATCCAAATGTGCATTGTAAAGTAGGATAAAATCTTAGTTCTGGTTTATTGCGATTGTGCTTCAAATAAAGCATTCAGTAACAGATGTCGGAAGTGTATTCATCAACACTGGGCTCCGGGAAAGAGGAAAGCGAGCCAAAGTGTTCTTACTGTTGCTGTTATTCCTGGACAGAGGATTCTAAGCAGAAGCTGCTGGAAGAAATGAAAACTAAGATGGCAGACAGAAATGAAGTGCGGATTCTTGAGGAACAACTTAGACTAATCACGCACCAACTGGAGAGTACAATGGGGCAGCTCAAAATGATCAGCGGTGAACTGGAAAAAG is from Leucoraja erinacea ecotype New England chromosome 25, Leri_hhj_1, whole genome shotgun sequence and encodes:
- the ccdc157 gene encoding coiled-coil domain-containing protein 157 isoform X2, giving the protein MTLLLGNQNCLDGLRKDVTDLQGIIVDVFSRVGAVRYPSWKFPDKTSCDLDLVTLLERFDYMEDDPEFTQHSHVVLFELVIDRLVLLLQSFTQYVDALIKDHSIPVSKSVGPSMSVGLVVKKYWNCMLKLGSLHQQKKLMADDLAKLQSDLMNSKAEIERLKNCSPAASNSYSTPSSLKTSTAATQLPQSATPTLHSKLNETPRNPTFGIATDTRNIGSQTVESALVPCDACARTQATLKNVSNSIVTICHSQNIPSAVSRFQEVVKETLGDGTMTASDVAYWASEQNKDLARINKHLSELMNSINPLKAELQVTEEQRSTMKIKIDNFNQELEKEKEQQRLKIKVLNGQMEEIKRNNSQTVAKLESDKETLRKGSSTLEEKLSILKEKLQGQNMLIRELEDSKQKLLEEMKTKMADRNEVRILEEQLRLITHQLESTMGQLKMISGELEKEKMKINNMLRHEESLKTKIKALLQQVDGLDEEREGLNTRLAESEAGIDQLEDQLKTVNAERCNLQWQFQEQLQHTEQLQEEKHGLEKTVLELKQNLTQLEGRVQEYKEQQRLLVTFPDLNMPPEAQCESTGDVVLDMGKQLQANSLRISILEEENSRLRNTLTMLQKTTQQEVMKRVNRSYKKRRWKYQTTL